One Halarcobacter ebronensis genomic window carries:
- a CDS encoding flagellar hook capping FlgD N-terminal domain-containing protein has translation MATTSATSGVTTSTGTDAYGNTYTTSVSADGLQSEDFIKLMLKELSLQDPTNPVDSSSMLDSQLQLSTLEANLATVDAMGTLTDTFQQNALSNAASLIGNIVENGEKDDSGNVKQYKVSSVEGSDGKVYLTAYEITGYYDVYTFAETENSNDSLDSTNSEDSITLTDSKGETHTIETSGKTYDQLAEEINAISGVSASMAENASGKYQMVVYVNGGNSSINSTGDLNMSYSINSATTYNEEADTLLYSGITKIY, from the coding sequence ATGGCAACAACTAGTGCAACTAGTGGAGTAACAACTTCAACTGGAACTGATGCTTATGGTAATACGTATACAACAAGTGTTAGTGCAGATGGATTACAAAGTGAAGATTTTATTAAACTAATGCTAAAAGAGTTATCATTACAAGATCCAACAAATCCTGTTGATTCTTCGTCAATGTTAGATTCTCAATTGCAATTGTCTACTTTAGAAGCTAACTTGGCAACTGTAGATGCAATGGGTACATTAACTGATACTTTTCAACAAAATGCATTATCTAATGCTGCCTCTTTAATAGGTAATATTGTTGAAAACGGAGAGAAAGATGATAGTGGAAATGTAAAACAGTATAAAGTATCTTCTGTAGAAGGTAGTGATGGAAAAGTTTATCTTACTGCCTATGAAATTACTGGTTATTATGATGTTTATACCTTTGCAGAGACAGAGAATTCAAATGACTCTTTAGATTCAACAAATAGTGAAGATAGTATAACTTTAACTGATTCTAAAGGTGAAACACATACAATTGAAACTAGTGGAAAAACTTATGATCAATTAGCAGAAGAGATAAATGCAATTAGTGGTGTTAGTGCTTCTATGGCAGAGAATGCTAGTGGAAAATATCAGATGGTTGTTTATGTAAATGGTGGTAATAGTTCTATTAATTCAACAGGTGATTTAAATATGTCATATAGTATCAATAGTGCAACTACATATAATGAAGAGGCTGATACTTTGTTATATTCTGGAATTACCAAAATATATTGA